From one uncultured Methanoregula sp. genomic stretch:
- a CDS encoding PDGLE domain-containing protein gives MDNKTFLAIGIAVALVIGVAAVFFASGAPDGLESTALMVQGQKTLTGDTPADAEIHEDTTGKFSYTSPMPDYSLGEKLGPAGSIVAIVAGTLLAFGIVFGISRFMIARKNKKESQTNQ, from the coding sequence ATGGATAACAAGACATTCCTTGCCATCGGGATTGCCGTCGCCCTCGTCATCGGTGTTGCAGCAGTATTTTTCGCATCGGGAGCTCCCGACGGGCTGGAGAGCACCGCCCTGATGGTCCAGGGCCAGAAGACCCTTACCGGGGATACACCGGCCGATGCCGAGATCCACGAAGACACAACCGGTAAATTTTCCTACACATCCCCCATGCCCGACTACTCCCTTGGGGAGAAACTCGGGCCCGCAGGAAGCATTGTTGCCATCGTTGCCGGGACGCTGCTCGCGTTCGGTATCGTGTTCGGGATATCCCGTTTCATGATTGCCAGGAAAAACAAAAAAGAATCGCAGACAAACCAATAG
- a CDS encoding ABC transporter substrate-binding protein, whose product MISRKNCPEKTSVLPALIVLCMVLAAVAVSGCTTTPAPSASKPQAASVKPGGTTPVTAQTTGPHYTVPVQRIIVTNANSAELLIAIGAKDRIVGISDTVKNHPVLGLQFAGVPSIGSWQTPDVEKILSLHPDVVICYSSYLPKNIDRIASAGITILPVDCYKIDTLAADAKTLGHITGLETGSEKFVAFQEKYESLLRSRTAGMQESALPRVYFESYSDYSTLTGGSGADTLVTMAGGRNIAALLPVSSPKVNAEWLVAENPDVIIKVIATSQKDQDFKGLQEKISSRQNSGNISAVKNGRVYIISNDIVYGPRAIIGALYIAKILHPEKFADIIPGKILDEYAGRFAPGTNTTPCMYPPGAG is encoded by the coding sequence ATGATTTCCCGAAAGAATTGCCCGGAAAAAACCTCCGTACTCCCGGCACTCATCGTTCTTTGCATGGTTCTTGCTGCCGTGGCAGTATCCGGTTGCACAACCACACCGGCCCCGTCTGCTTCAAAACCCCAGGCGGCATCCGTAAAACCGGGAGGCACTACTCCCGTAACCGCACAAACCACCGGCCCGCACTACACCGTTCCCGTTCAGCGGATCATTGTAACGAACGCGAATTCCGCGGAACTGCTGATTGCGATCGGTGCGAAGGACCGGATCGTCGGGATTTCCGATACGGTAAAAAACCATCCGGTTCTCGGCCTGCAGTTTGCAGGTGTGCCAAGTATTGGTTCATGGCAGACGCCGGATGTCGAGAAGATCTTATCCCTCCACCCGGATGTCGTCATCTGCTATTCGAGTTATTTGCCAAAAAACATTGACCGGATAGCCTCTGCCGGGATAACCATCCTGCCGGTCGACTGTTACAAGATCGATACGCTCGCAGCCGATGCCAAAACACTCGGGCATATTACAGGCCTGGAGACCGGATCGGAGAAATTTGTTGCATTCCAGGAAAAATATGAATCACTCCTCCGGTCCCGCACTGCGGGGATGCAGGAGTCGGCCCTGCCCCGGGTATATTTTGAATCCTATTCCGATTATTCGACGTTAACCGGGGGATCAGGGGCGGACACACTCGTAACCATGGCCGGGGGGAGGAACATCGCAGCACTGCTGCCGGTCTCGTCACCGAAAGTGAATGCCGAGTGGCTGGTTGCAGAGAACCCCGACGTAATTATCAAAGTTATTGCCACATCCCAGAAAGACCAGGATTTCAAAGGGCTGCAGGAGAAGATCAGCAGCAGGCAGAATTCAGGGAATATCAGTGCGGTGAAAAACGGCCGCGTGTATATCATCTCAAACGATATCGTGTACGGGCCCCGGGCCATCATCGGGGCATTGTACATTGCCAAAATCCTTCATCCGGAAAAATTTGCTGATATCATACCCGGAAAAATACTCGACGAGTACGCCGGGCGTTTTGCGCCCGGGACAAATACAACGCCCTGCATGTATCCGCCGGGTGCCGGATGA
- the cbiQ gene encoding cobalt ECF transporter T component CbiQ, giving the protein MIEELFFIEKQAYHDSFVHRLDARVKIILAFAVIIAIVAVPYSTVVYPVGALFFLFFILLWILSRVSPVVYAKRLVMIVPIWGVIILFQIFFKNKYYTQYDVLWSLPLGINIYAQSVEFATILAVKFLICISFIILLSSTTKLQDMLQGASRLGLPAEMALALGMMIRYLFVFGYIFRKINETLKTKCFDAFDHHLPYRYRLRQLGYTIGTMFIRSYEQGERVYTSMLCRGYGRESHLFIASKPLKHAEWAFLLVCMAFVIITPVVIWWNAIHFL; this is encoded by the coding sequence ATGATCGAAGAACTCTTTTTCATCGAGAAGCAGGCATATCACGACAGCTTCGTGCACCGTCTCGATGCCCGCGTCAAGATCATTCTCGCCTTTGCCGTGATCATCGCCATCGTCGCCGTACCCTATTCCACGGTAGTCTACCCGGTCGGCGCTCTCTTCTTTTTGTTCTTCATCCTCCTCTGGATTCTCTCCCGGGTTTCCCCGGTTGTTTATGCAAAGCGCCTCGTCATGATCGTCCCGATCTGGGGAGTTATCATCCTGTTCCAGATCTTTTTCAAGAACAAATATTACACCCAGTACGATGTCCTCTGGTCCCTGCCCCTCGGGATCAACATCTATGCCCAGTCAGTGGAATTCGCCACTATCCTCGCGGTCAAGTTCCTCATCTGCATCTCGTTCATCATCCTGCTCTCGTCCACGACGAAACTCCAGGACATGCTCCAGGGTGCAAGCCGGCTGGGTCTTCCGGCAGAGATGGCGCTGGCTCTTGGCATGATGATCCGCTACCTCTTTGTTTTCGGGTACATCTTCCGGAAGATCAACGAGACCCTCAAGACCAAATGCTTCGATGCATTCGATCACCATCTCCCGTACCGTTACCGGCTCAGGCAGCTCGGGTATACCATCGGGACGATGTTCATCCGCTCCTACGAACAGGGCGAGCGTGTCTACACGAGCATGCTCTGCCGGGGATATGGCAGGGAGAGCCACCTCTTCATTGCAAGCAAACCCCTGAAGCATGCCGAATGGGCATTTCTCCTGGTCTGCATGGCGTTTGTCATCATCACACCCGTAGTTATCTGGTGGAATGCCATTCATTTCCTGTGA
- a CDS encoding DUF3344 domain-containing protein, whose translation MGKMFIVPSAVFFSLLALGLLLLVPVVHANTYEGGIPLTTEKKGIVSGGLWFDAYPGFATSAQKYFVLPKHTTIDWARVYVGVYSGHKQNNYPGIAHVSLDPDGSGSFATPLGDENLDVPYTYPGTGGTGPVYVNDHCNRVTSDYLMWYDVTDKVSGKPLGVSVKTEKAGGSSFDGRIKFIALVAAYNDDDQDIVYYWVNQGHDPLNSEDNNGYTGETTFGTSSVITENEDEEENLEATLSTLYMASVDGKYTFNGEELSGDTPRGAYFGFNRWDVRDQIITGDDSTLKYEEAGAYYKIPLALLTVRIPERDAGTLEVTSNPPGVKISLDGEESDLVTNTTMTGISTGEHTVGVDPAGNGNYRKPREATVVIRRNEKSSVNFQLASVSGSVKISSEPAGAWVYLDGVNQSVRTDATLENAQTGNHTLTLKKTGFEDREIPITIGKENPEPVAEKLIPRSLNSTTSAGSDSESTGYSGTVLTLYRHGSVNGGLFVANSSAYSGLLEKDSRRNYPINVDLPKNATVKDARLYVYTTWSYNTADLKGKPASIRVDYNDNPLARDRSYLDRKGSGTYDYPAETHCYTLNPDAIRSGDTHFTVVNTGQTKDTFAVYGVVLVIVYEDPAEPFTEYWIGEGADMIFVNPGLQTDAANATTRMAFPGQAGSTDPMHGSLIAISTASSGSRGDENRITFNDQGWTNALTGGSSAISLARLDVTGLILPSGNTATIESLSSSGKGDYMENRNIILYLRNNTHDGAGETRPAFSEVKRDNKESVTIPGLTTSPMPAPAESGPIVENLDPSKKLYAVRVLSNPPGGLISIDYRYSGKTTPATIDSLPGGNHTFSVEMGGFAPAEQKVFITNNETLKFALVVSGSPVYEKLKIGTDSDALLDQEYYGGIYVDSNPGNADIYIDGKKTTFVTPGVVYGLNEGKHTVRVMKGTSKTKVTFPVESKDVFVDDGTITPVTFSVSENPYLLNISVTSKELYGYEFTLNGMRTKYKIPTNVYLQYASDNFVAIQKDNAFISIPLVIYNSIEQTQEISQKTTSFRNLWVESDPPGADIYIDGYPTGYATPYLIRNLSEGQHAVFITKSGYVPFSSTVRVNNEDPVRRFVLAEYIHGMLKVTSSPEGGKIYINNKDTGEKTPFTFQYMQAGRYTVRVVQNKTQAVVQDVSVEPNNCREVNLTLTKKGVKYRIA comes from the coding sequence ATGGGTAAAATGTTCATCGTCCCTTCGGCAGTATTTTTTTCTTTGCTCGCTTTGGGATTACTCCTGCTGGTCCCGGTCGTCCACGCGAATACGTACGAAGGCGGCATACCGCTCACGACCGAGAAGAAGGGGATTGTTTCCGGCGGCCTCTGGTTCGATGCCTACCCGGGATTCGCCACATCTGCCCAGAAATATTTCGTCCTCCCCAAACACACGACCATTGACTGGGCGAGAGTATACGTCGGGGTCTATAGCGGTCACAAGCAAAACAACTACCCGGGCATCGCGCATGTCTCACTTGATCCGGACGGGAGCGGGAGCTTCGCGACCCCGCTCGGGGATGAAAATCTCGACGTTCCCTATACCTACCCGGGAACGGGGGGAACCGGGCCGGTTTACGTGAACGACCACTGCAACCGGGTCACCAGCGATTACCTCATGTGGTATGATGTAACGGATAAGGTATCCGGCAAACCTCTCGGTGTAAGCGTGAAAACGGAAAAAGCCGGCGGGTCTTCCTTCGATGGCCGCATCAAATTCATTGCACTCGTCGCAGCGTACAATGATGATGACCAAGACATCGTATACTACTGGGTCAACCAGGGGCATGATCCTCTCAATTCCGAAGACAACAACGGGTATACCGGCGAGACAACCTTTGGCACATCCTCGGTCATTACCGAGAACGAGGATGAGGAGGAGAACCTGGAGGCAACATTGTCCACGCTTTACATGGCAAGCGTTGACGGGAAATATACGTTCAACGGAGAGGAGTTATCCGGGGATACGCCCCGTGGCGCGTACTTCGGGTTCAACAGATGGGATGTCAGAGACCAGATAATCACCGGGGATGACAGCACCCTGAAGTACGAAGAAGCCGGGGCCTATTACAAGATTCCCCTCGCCCTGCTCACGGTCCGTATTCCGGAGCGGGATGCAGGCACACTTGAGGTGACATCAAACCCCCCGGGGGTAAAAATCTCGCTGGACGGGGAGGAATCCGACCTGGTGACCAATACGACCATGACCGGCATCAGCACCGGGGAACATACAGTTGGGGTCGATCCGGCCGGAAACGGGAATTACCGGAAACCCCGGGAAGCAACGGTAGTCATCAGAAGGAATGAAAAATCCAGCGTGAATTTCCAGCTTGCATCAGTCAGCGGATCGGTAAAGATCAGTTCGGAACCTGCCGGGGCCTGGGTTTATCTCGACGGGGTAAACCAGTCGGTCCGGACAGACGCAACCCTTGAAAATGCCCAGACCGGGAACCATACCCTTACCCTGAAAAAAACCGGGTTTGAAGACAGGGAGATACCCATCACCATCGGAAAAGAGAACCCGGAACCGGTTGCTGAAAAACTCATCCCGCGCTCGTTGAATTCCACGACATCTGCCGGTAGCGATTCAGAATCTACCGGGTATAGCGGCACAGTCCTGACCCTCTACCGGCACGGATCCGTTAACGGGGGTCTCTTTGTTGCCAACTCAAGCGCATATTCCGGGTTGCTGGAAAAAGATTCCCGCAGGAATTATCCCATAAACGTGGATCTCCCGAAAAACGCAACCGTGAAGGATGCCCGGCTGTACGTGTACACAACCTGGAGTTACAATACGGCCGATCTCAAAGGAAAACCGGCATCGATCAGGGTGGATTACAATGACAACCCGCTCGCCCGGGATCGCAGTTATCTTGACCGGAAAGGATCCGGGACATATGATTACCCGGCAGAAACCCATTGTTACACGCTCAATCCTGACGCGATCCGGAGCGGCGATACGCATTTCACGGTCGTGAATACCGGCCAGACAAAAGACACGTTTGCCGTTTACGGTGTTGTCCTCGTGATCGTGTACGAAGATCCCGCGGAACCTTTCACAGAGTACTGGATAGGAGAAGGTGCGGACATGATCTTTGTTAACCCGGGGCTTCAGACCGATGCAGCAAATGCAACAACCCGCATGGCATTCCCCGGCCAGGCCGGTTCCACGGATCCCATGCACGGGTCGCTGATAGCAATAAGTACCGCTTCTTCCGGCAGCAGGGGGGATGAGAACCGGATTACCTTCAATGACCAGGGATGGACCAATGCGCTCACCGGGGGATCGTCTGCCATAAGCCTGGCCCGGCTCGATGTAACGGGCCTGATTCTCCCCTCGGGGAACACGGCAACTATAGAGAGCCTCTCCTCTTCGGGCAAGGGAGATTACATGGAAAACCGCAATATCATCCTGTACCTCCGGAACAATACTCATGACGGCGCAGGGGAGACCCGGCCGGCGTTCTCTGAAGTGAAGCGCGATAATAAAGAGTCAGTAACCATCCCGGGCCTGACAACCAGCCCGATGCCGGCACCTGCAGAATCCGGGCCGATAGTGGAGAACCTTGATCCCTCGAAAAAATTGTATGCAGTCCGGGTCCTCTCCAACCCGCCCGGCGGGCTCATATCCATCGATTACCGGTACAGCGGAAAGACTACACCCGCAACCATCGATTCTCTCCCGGGAGGCAATCACACATTTTCCGTAGAGATGGGGGGATTTGCACCTGCTGAACAGAAAGTATTCATCACGAATAACGAAACCCTGAAATTTGCGCTTGTCGTGAGCGGTTCTCCGGTTTACGAGAAGCTCAAAATCGGTACTGATTCCGACGCTCTCCTCGACCAGGAGTATTATGGCGGAATATATGTAGATTCGAATCCGGGCAACGCTGATATTTATATCGACGGGAAAAAGACCACGTTCGTCACCCCGGGCGTGGTGTATGGTCTCAACGAGGGGAAACATACCGTCAGGGTGATGAAAGGAACCAGTAAAACGAAAGTGACGTTCCCGGTAGAATCCAAGGACGTCTTTGTCGATGACGGGACTATCACGCCGGTCACCTTTTCGGTGAGTGAGAACCCGTACCTCCTCAACATATCAGTCACCTCGAAAGAATTGTACGGGTATGAATTCACCCTCAACGGCATGAGGACGAAATACAAAATTCCCACGAATGTTTACCTGCAATATGCATCGGATAATTTTGTCGCAATACAAAAAGATAACGCATTCATTTCCATCCCGCTCGTAATTTACAATTCGATCGAGCAGACCCAGGAAATTTCCCAGAAAACAACGTCCTTCCGGAACCTATGGGTAGAATCCGATCCTCCGGGTGCAGATATCTATATTGACGGTTATCCCACCGGCTATGCAACACCATACCTGATCCGTAACCTGTCGGAAGGTCAGCATGCGGTATTTATCACCAAATCCGGTTACGTGCCTTTTTCCAGTACCGTGCGGGTCAATAACGAAGATCCTGTCCGACGGTTTGTTCTCGCGGAATACATCCACGGGATGCTCAAGGTCACGAGCAGTCCCGAAGGCGGCAAAATTTATATCAACAACAAGGATACCGGCGAGAAAACACCGTTCACGTTCCAGTACATGCAGGCAGGACGCTACACCGTCAGGGTAGTCCAGAACAAGACCCAGGCAGTTGTGCAGGACGTTTCTGTAGAACCCAACAACTGCCGGGAAGTAAATCTCACCCTGACGAAGAAAGGGGTAAAATACAGGATAGCATGA
- a CDS encoding ABC transporter permease: MVKLLDYAKLSARQLLKKRTRVLLTAIGIAIGIAAVVGIISLGEGIRYQAIETVKQQSDLSLIEVEGTVRDGTVLPITESKVALIRTIPHADSAGPVYRASFSTLRQTYLGVTGISGEDFSRIFRPSYSSGTFPEPGSNQVLLGYDIAEKLRKYEGIRPGDQFTVVIREYDASGAPQDRKLSIRTSGALRERGDSLDNMVIMDPDSVKAMSDGDTAYSSVYVRVDDPEHVFSVVGEVQSLGLSAAGAFQQIESVNRFMDLVILFLSLFAAISLVIGALMIVNTMVMSVYERTREIGVSMAVGASRGDVMTLILLECFYIGIIGGLLGDLLGIAFSFGLNTLGKSYLLAQMGDLFSGFARYDLTIVTPQILVLGFLVAVFLSLLSGLYPALKAAGLDPVEAIHHT; the protein is encoded by the coding sequence ATGGTAAAACTCCTGGATTATGCAAAACTCTCCGCCCGGCAGCTCCTGAAAAAACGGACCCGGGTGCTCCTGACCGCCATCGGCATTGCAATCGGTATTGCAGCCGTTGTCGGGATCATCTCACTCGGGGAAGGGATTCGTTACCAGGCCATCGAGACCGTCAAGCAGCAGTCGGATCTCTCGCTCATCGAAGTTGAGGGCACTGTCCGGGACGGAACGGTCCTCCCCATCACTGAATCCAAGGTAGCGCTCATACGAACCATTCCCCATGCGGATTCGGCAGGCCCGGTGTACCGGGCCTCGTTCTCAACGCTCCGGCAGACGTATCTCGGAGTAACCGGGATCAGCGGCGAAGATTTTTCCAGGATCTTCAGGCCCTCGTATTCCTCGGGAACATTTCCCGAACCCGGCTCAAACCAGGTTCTCCTTGGGTACGACATAGCAGAAAAACTCCGGAAGTACGAGGGAATCCGGCCGGGTGACCAGTTCACGGTCGTGATACGGGAATACGATGCGAGCGGCGCCCCGCAGGATCGCAAACTCTCGATACGGACAAGCGGGGCCCTCAGGGAGCGGGGGGACTCGCTCGACAACATGGTGATCATGGATCCCGATTCTGTAAAAGCAATGTCTGACGGGGATACCGCCTACAGTTCCGTCTATGTCCGTGTCGACGATCCGGAACATGTCTTCTCTGTGGTCGGCGAGGTTCAGTCGCTCGGGCTGTCGGCTGCCGGGGCTTTCCAGCAGATCGAGTCCGTGAACCGGTTCATGGACCTCGTCATCCTCTTCCTCTCACTCTTTGCAGCCATCTCTCTCGTTATCGGGGCGCTCATGATCGTCAACACCATGGTCATGTCCGTGTACGAGCGGACCCGCGAGATTGGCGTGAGCATGGCCGTGGGGGCCTCCAGGGGAGATGTCATGACACTCATCCTTCTGGAATGTTTCTATATCGGGATCATCGGGGGATTGCTCGGTGACCTTCTCGGGATTGCATTTTCCTTTGGCCTCAACACGCTCGGGAAATCGTACCTTCTGGCGCAGATGGGCGATCTCTTCTCCGGGTTTGCACGCTACGATCTCACGATCGTAACCCCACAAATCCTCGTCCTGGGATTCCTTGTCGCAGTCTTTCTTTCGCTTCTGTCGGGATTGTATCCTGCACTGAAAGCTGCCGGGCTCGATCCGGTCGAGGCCATCCATCACACGTGA
- a CDS encoding ATP-binding cassette domain-containing protein: protein MHLIETRDLCYSYPHSVRALEGINFIAPRNARIAVIGSNGAGKSTLFKHFNGIFKPSSGEVLIRGEPITKANIREVRKFVGIVFQNADDQIFSPTVEQDVAFGPTNLGLDEETIHHRVHEALKIVGIEDLAERVPHHLSGGEKKRVAIAGVIAMEPEVLVLDEPTAGLDPQGVHDLVGFINSLSKTYGMTVIFSTHDVGLVAEVADYIYVMNKGRFVAEGTIDEIFRQPDMLKSMRLDVPVLPKLLCSLQKQDIPVDMAYTYDDAEQSLIRAYKGRT, encoded by the coding sequence ATGCACCTCATCGAGACACGGGATCTCTGCTATTCATACCCCCACAGTGTCAGGGCACTCGAAGGGATCAACTTCATTGCCCCGCGCAATGCGAGGATTGCAGTCATCGGATCGAACGGGGCCGGCAAGAGCACCCTTTTTAAGCACTTCAACGGCATCTTCAAGCCCAGCTCCGGGGAGGTCCTGATCCGGGGTGAACCCATAACAAAGGCAAACATCCGCGAAGTGCGGAAATTTGTCGGGATCGTCTTCCAGAACGCGGATGACCAGATCTTCTCCCCCACGGTCGAGCAGGATGTTGCATTCGGCCCCACGAACCTTGGTCTTGATGAGGAGACCATCCATCACCGGGTTCACGAGGCGCTGAAGATTGTCGGGATCGAGGACCTGGCCGAACGGGTTCCCCACCACCTGAGCGGGGGAGAGAAAAAACGGGTAGCCATTGCCGGAGTCATCGCCATGGAACCCGAGGTGCTGGTCCTCGACGAACCAACCGCCGGGCTCGATCCCCAGGGGGTCCATGACCTGGTCGGGTTCATCAATTCGCTCTCGAAGACCTATGGCATGACGGTTATTTTCTCCACGCACGATGTCGGCCTGGTTGCCGAAGTTGCGGATTACATTTACGTGATGAACAAGGGGCGGTTCGTGGCCGAAGGGACGATCGACGAGATCTTCCGGCAGCCGGACATGCTCAAATCCATGCGCCTCGATGTCCCGGTACTCCCCAAACTCCTCTGCTCGCTGCAGAAGCAGGATATTCCGGTGGACATGGCATATACGTATGACGATGCCGAGCAGTCGCTCATCCGGGCATACAAAGGCAGGACATGA
- the cbiM gene encoding cobalt transporter CbiM, with product MHIPDAFIPIWQGAIYWIIALVFIALALRWARSEMSEEKIPLIAVLAAGIFALQSFNLPVSFGTSGHLVGGALAAIILGSPFAAVFILTLVLIVQAVLFGDGGITTMGANIINMGVLGGFVGFYSFKGLMRATKNVNLSGFAAAWLACVIPALACAVEMFFAGTFPLREGLVAMGLYHALIGIIEGFVTVIAIRLIVAARPDIVDFRIETKPIAGVKA from the coding sequence ATGCACATTCCCGACGCATTCATTCCCATCTGGCAGGGAGCAATCTACTGGATCATCGCGCTCGTCTTCATTGCGCTCGCCCTCCGGTGGGCACGGTCCGAGATGAGCGAAGAGAAGATCCCCCTTATTGCAGTACTTGCTGCAGGCATCTTCGCCCTGCAGTCATTTAACCTGCCGGTATCGTTTGGAACGAGCGGCCACCTTGTCGGGGGTGCGCTTGCAGCGATCATCCTCGGTTCCCCGTTTGCCGCCGTTTTTATCCTGACACTGGTCCTTATCGTCCAGGCAGTACTCTTCGGCGACGGGGGAATTACCACGATGGGTGCGAACATCATCAACATGGGGGTACTCGGGGGATTTGTCGGATTTTACTCGTTCAAAGGGCTCATGAGAGCGACAAAGAACGTGAATCTCTCCGGGTTTGCTGCCGCATGGCTTGCCTGCGTGATCCCTGCGCTTGCGTGCGCTGTTGAGATGTTTTTCGCCGGCACATTTCCCCTACGGGAAGGACTTGTCGCCATGGGCCTCTACCATGCACTGATCGGAATCATCGAAGGGTTCGTGACCGTGATTGCCATCCGCCTCATCGTTGCAGCCCGGCCCGATATCGTGGATTTCAGGATCGAGACAAAACCCATAGCCGGGGTGAAAGCCTGA
- a CDS encoding DNA topoisomerase subunit B — MTDTYDASHITVLEGLTPVRERPAMYIGSTDTRGLHHLVYEVVDNSIDEALAGFCTRIAVVINRDGSLMVEDNGRGIPVDRMEKNGKSALEVVLTVLHAGGKFDKETYQVSGGLHGVGVSVVNALSNWLSAHVYRDGNIYEMRFAQGKMTTPLQQREESLCDLLARYQRWYEVLAPFTPTEVPVPGHITGQTDLSAAPVIDPLETERENRRLFLEQYGSKMTGTRIHFVPDATIFETTTFDYDVLAHRLRELAFLNAGLTITITDDRTSDTATYCYAGGLIEFVKYLNEGAECLHPVPINITRKDPENKLELEVAMQYTTAYDEKIYSYVNSVNTRDGGTHLEGFRSAITRTINTVAKRNGLIKENSTIALRGEDVREGLTSVVSIKMANPQFEGQTKMRLGNSSVKGIVDSLVYAALSEYFDENPNVLKIIIEKALSAAKAREAARNARDLARRKSTLESSGLPGKLADCSERDPAKSEIYIVEGDSAGGSAKGGRDRKFQAILPLRGKILNVEKAGEHQILKNAEIQTLISAIGTSIGEKFDPERARYHHIVIMTDADVDGAHIRTLLLTFFYRYMLKLIELGYVYIAQPPLFRVWKGKEEKYVYKEEEMQKVSAAMGEKGVSVQRYKGLGEMNAQQLWDTTMDPENRIFRQVTIEDAYEANEIFKTLMGKDVEIRKNFIIRHAKEVTNLDI, encoded by the coding sequence TTGACTGATACGTACGATGCGTCTCACATCACCGTCCTCGAAGGTCTCACTCCGGTCCGGGAGCGCCCGGCAATGTATATCGGCAGCACCGATACCCGCGGACTGCACCACCTGGTCTACGAAGTCGTGGACAATTCCATCGATGAAGCGCTGGCCGGCTTCTGTACCCGGATTGCCGTTGTCATCAACCGTGACGGTTCCCTTATGGTCGAGGACAATGGCCGGGGTATCCCGGTCGACCGGATGGAGAAGAACGGCAAAAGCGCCCTCGAGGTCGTGCTCACGGTCCTGCACGCCGGCGGCAAGTTCGACAAGGAGACCTACCAGGTCTCCGGAGGTCTCCACGGCGTCGGAGTCTCGGTTGTCAATGCACTCTCCAACTGGCTCTCCGCCCACGTGTACCGCGATGGCAATATCTACGAGATGCGCTTTGCGCAGGGCAAGATGACCACCCCGCTCCAGCAGCGGGAAGAGTCGCTTTGTGACCTGCTGGCCCGGTACCAGCGCTGGTACGAAGTACTGGCCCCGTTCACGCCGACCGAAGTCCCGGTCCCCGGTCATATCACCGGCCAGACTGACCTCTCCGCTGCTCCTGTCATCGATCCGCTTGAGACCGAACGCGAGAACCGCCGGCTCTTCCTTGAGCAGTACGGCTCAAAGATGACCGGCACCCGGATCCATTTTGTCCCGGATGCCACCATCTTCGAGACCACAACCTTCGATTACGATGTGCTTGCCCACCGGCTCCGGGAACTGGCATTCCTGAACGCCGGCCTCACGATCACTATTACCGATGACCGGACCAGCGATACTGCAACCTACTGTTATGCCGGCGGCCTCATCGAGTTCGTGAAATACTTGAACGAGGGTGCTGAATGCCTTCACCCGGTCCCGATCAATATCACCAGGAAGGATCCCGAGAACAAGCTCGAACTCGAAGTCGCGATGCAGTATACCACCGCATACGATGAGAAGATCTACTCGTACGTCAACTCGGTCAATACCCGTGACGGCGGGACCCACCTTGAAGGGTTCCGCAGCGCCATCACCCGGACCATCAACACGGTGGCAAAGAGAAACGGCCTGATCAAGGAAAACTCGACCATCGCTCTCCGGGGCGAGGATGTCCGTGAGGGTCTCACCTCCGTGGTCTCCATCAAGATGGCCAATCCCCAGTTCGAGGGCCAGACCAAGATGCGCCTTGGGAACAGCAGCGTCAAGGGCATCGTCGATTCGCTCGTGTATGCTGCCCTCAGCGAGTATTTCGATGAGAACCCGAATGTTCTCAAAATCATTATTGAAAAAGCCCTCTCCGCGGCAAAAGCCCGGGAAGCGGCTCGTAACGCACGGGACCTTGCACGGCGCAAGAGTACCCTTGAGAGTTCCGGCCTTCCGGGAAAACTCGCCGACTGTTCCGAGCGGGACCCGGCAAAGTCCGAGATCTATATCGTGGAAGGAGATTCTGCCGGTGGTTCGGCAAAAGGCGGACGGGACCGGAAGTTCCAGGCCATCCTTCCCCTCCGGGGAAAGATCCTCAACGTGGAGAAAGCCGGCGAGCACCAGATCTTAAAGAACGCCGAGATCCAGACCCTCATCTCCGCCATCGGGACAAGCATCGGGGAGAAATTCGATCCCGAACGGGCCCGCTACCACCATATCGTGATCATGACCGATGCCGATGTGGACGGGGCCCATATCCGGACCCTGCTCCTCACGTTCTTCTACCGGTATATGCTCAAACTCATCGAGCTGGGGTATGTCTACATTGCCCAGCCCCCCCTCTTCCGGGTCTGGAAAGGAAAGGAAGAGAAGTACGTGTACAAGGAGGAGGAGATGCAGAAAGTATCCGCCGCAATGGGCGAGAAGGGTGTCTCCGTCCAGCGGTACAAGGGTCTTGGCGAGATGAACGCCCAGCAGCTCTGGGACACTACCATGGACCCCGAGAACCGTATCTTCCGGCAGGTGACCATCGAGGATGCTTATGAGGCAAACGAGATCTTCAAGACCCTGATGGGAAAGGACGTGGAGATACGAAAGAATTTCATCATACGCCATGCGAAGGAGGTGACGAACCTTGACATCTGA